From Oryza brachyantha chromosome 9, ObraRS2, whole genome shotgun sequence, a single genomic window includes:
- the LOC102711828 gene encoding pentatricopeptide repeat-containing protein At4g02750, whose translation MLPSRHLRSAARQRSHRPPGRLDAEVIRRNKAITAHMRAGRVADAERLFAATPHGHRSTSTYNAMLAGYAANGRLPLAVALFRTIPEPDTFSYNTLLHALAVSSSLADARGLFDEMPVKDSVTYNVMISSHANHGLVSLARHYFDLAPQKDAVSWNGMLAAYVRNGRVEEARGLFHSRTEWDAISWNALMAGYVQWGKMSEARDLFDRMPARDVVSWNTMVSGYARRGNMVEARRLFDSAPVRDVFTWTAVVSGYAQNGMLEEARRVFDAMPERNAVTWNAMVAAYVQRKMMDEAKELFDMMPCRNVASWNTMLTGYAQAGMLDDAKAVFDTMPQKDAVSWAAMLAAYSQGGCSVETLQLFIEMGQCGEWVNRSAFSCLLSTCADIAALECGMQLHGRLIKAGYGVGCFVGNALLAMYFKCGNMEDARNVFEEMEERDVVSWNTMIAGYARHGFGKEALEIFNTMRTTSTKPDDITLVGVLAACSHSGLVEKGISYFYSMHHDFGVTAKPEHYTCMIDLLGRAGRLAEAHDLMKDMPFEPDSTMWGALLGASRIHRNPELGRSAAEKIFELEPENAGMYVLLSNIYASSGKWRDVGKMRVMMEERGVKKVPGFSWIEVQNKVHTFSVGDCVHPEKEKIYAFLEDLDMRMKKAGYISATDMVLHDVEEEEKEHMLKYHSEKLAVAYGILNIPPGRPIRVIKNLRVCGDCHNAFKYISAIEGRLIILRDSNRFHHFKGGSCSCGDYW comes from the exons ATGCTCCCTTCCCGCCATCTCCGCTCCGCGGCGCGGCAGAGGAGCCACCGGCCGCCGGGGAGGCTCGACGCGGAGGTGATCCGGCGCAACAAGGCCATCACGGCGCACATGCGCGcgggccgcgtcgccgacgccgagcgcCTCTTCGCCGCCACGCCCCACGGCCAccgctccacctccacctacAACGCCATGCTCGCGGGCTACGCAGCCAACGGCCGCCTCCCGCTGGCGGTCGCCCTCTTCCGCACCATCCCGGAGCCGGACACGTTCTCCTACAACACGCTCCTCCACGCGCTGGCGGTGTCCTCGTCCCTCGCTGACGCGCGTGGcctgttcgacgaaatgcccGTGAAGGACTCGGTCACCTACAACGTCATGATCTCGTCCCATGCCAACCATGGGCTTGTGTCGCTCGCACGGCACTACTTTGATCTTGCGCCACAGAAGGACGCCGTCTCATGGAATGGCATGCTTGCAGCATATGTCAGGAATGGGCGGGTTGAAGAAGCAAGGGGTTTGTTTCATTCAAGGACAGAGTGGGATGCAATCTCTTGGAACGCACTGATGGCAGGGTATGTGCAGTGGGGTAAGATGTCAGAGGCAAGGGATCTTTTTGATAGGATGCCTGCAAGGGATGTCGTATCCTGGAATACTATGGTCTCGGGTTATGCAAGAAGAGGGAATATGGTGGAGGCGAGAAGGTTGTTTGATTCAGCTCCAGTGAGGGATGTATTCACATGGACAGCAGTCGTGTCTGGATATGCACAAAATGGAATGTTAGAGGAGGCCAGGAGGGTGTTTGATGCCATGCCAGAGAGGAATGCAGTGACTTGGAATGCAATGGTGGCAGCCTATGTTCAGCGGAAGATGATGGATGAAGCAAAGGAACTGTTCGATATGATGCCCTGCAGGAATGTGGCATCATGGAACACAATGTTGACGGGGTATGCTCAGGCAGGGATGTTGGACGATGCGAAGGCAGTTTTTGACACGATGCCGCAGAAGGATGCAGTCTCTTGGGCTGCAATGCTGGCTGCATATTCTCAGGGTGGTTGCAGCGTGGAAACCCTGCAGTTGTTCATTGAAATGGGGCAGTGTGGTGAATGGGTGAATAGATCAGCATTCTCTTGTTTGTTGAGCACATGTGCTGACATTGCTGCACTTGAATGTGGAATGCAGCTTCATGGGAGATTGATTAAGGCTGGTTATGGGGTGGGATGTTTTGTTGGGAATGCACTGTTAGCTATGTACTTTAAATGTGGGAACATGGAGGACGCGCGCAATGTGTTTGAGGAAATGGAAGAGAGGGATGTCGTTTCATGGAATACTATGATTGCTGGTTATGCACGGCATGGTTTTGGAAAGGAAGCACTTgaaatttttaatacaatgAGGACAACATCTACCAAGCCAGATGACATTACTCTG GTTGGAGTGCTGGCAGCATGTAGTCATTCTGGCTTGGTTGAGAAAGGCATTTCATACTTCTACTCAATGCACCATGATTTTGGTGTGACAGCAAAACCTGAGCACTATACATGTATGATAGACCTCCTTGGGCGAGCTGGACGATTGGCTGAAGCACATGATCTTATGAAGGACATGCCATTTGAGCCAGATTCTACCATGTGGGGTGCATTGCTCGGTGCAAGTCGGATCCACCGCAATCCTGAACTTGGCAGGAGTGCAGCTGAGAAAATATTTGAGTTGGAGCCTGAAAATGCTGGCATGTATGTCTTgctttcaaatatatatgcatcttcTGGGAAATGGCGTGATGTGGGAAAAATGAGAGTAATGATGGAAGAGCGGGGTGTGAAAAAGGTGCCTGGATTCAGTTGGATTGAAGTACAGAATAAAGTCCACACTTTCTCAGTTGGTGATTGTGTGCACCctgagaaagaaaagatatatGCTTTCTTAGAAGACCTTGACATGAGAATGAAGAAAGCTGGATATATATCAGCTACAGATATGGTTTTGCATGatgtggaggaggaagagaaagagcACATGCTCAAGTACCACAGCGAAAAGCTTGCTGTTGCTTATGGAATTTTAAATATTCCTCCTGGGAGACCTATCCGAGTGATAAAAAACCTCAGGGTATGTGGAGACTGTCACAATGCTTTCAAGTATATCTCTGCAATTGAGGGCAGGCTGATCATATTGCGGGATTCTAACCGCTTTCACCACTTTAAAGGTGGTTCTTGTTCGTGTGGAGATTACTGGTGA
- the LOC102712106 gene encoding bifunctional protein FolD 1, mitochondrial-like translates to MGGAAVALLAAARRRPATPLSFFLPRAGLHEAATPATEEEKGGTRRRRSRSSSSRLLGPDIPDAWDQPPSSVARPPPPSGAGVDYGSTATIIDGKSVAEDIRFQITEEVRQMKNAVGHVPGLAVVLVGNRRDSQSYVRYKIKGCEEVGIKSLLAELPGNCTEDEVVDSVSRFNEDPSIHGILVQLPLPQHMDEERILSAISLGKDVDGFHPLNVGNLALRSRKPLFVPCAAKACLELLLQSGIDLMGKHVAMIGRSKVVGLPTSLLLQRHHATVSIIHAFTTNPEEITRQSDIVISAAGVANLVRGSWLKEGAVVIDVGTNPIEDPTSDYGYRLTGDVCFEEAARVASAITPVPGGVGPVTIAMLLANTLDSAKLAYGLATEPHEL, encoded by the exons atgggcggcgccgccgtggccctGCTCgcggccgctcgccggcgcccggcTACCCcgctctctttctttctccctcgCGCGGGGCTCCACGAGGCTGCCACTccggcgacggaggaggagaagggggggacgcggcggaggcggagcaggagcagcagcagccgcctcCTTGGGCCGGACATCCCTGATGCCTGGGACCAGCCCCCGAGCTCCGTAgcgcggccgcctcctccgagCGGCGCTGGAG TTGATTATGGGTCCACTGCAACCATTATTGATGGCAAGTCTGTTGCCGAGGACATAAGGTTTCAGATCACTGAAGAAGTTCGTCAAATGAAAAATGCTGTGGGGCATGTGCCTGGCCTAGCTGTTGTGTTGGTAGGCAATAGAAGGGACTCTCAATCATACGTGCGATACAAAATAAAGGGTTGTGAGGAAGTTGGAATAAAATCTTTGTTGGCAGAGTTGCCTGGGAACTGTACTGAAGATGAAGTGGTGGATTCTGTTTCAAGATTCAATGAAGATCCATCTATTCATGGCATCCTTGTACAATTACCTCTACCACAG CATATGGATGAGGAAAGGATTCTGAGCGCTATTAGCCTAGGGAAGGATGTGGATGGTTTCCATCCATTGAATGTTGGTAATCTTGCCCTTAGAAGTCGGAAACCATTATTTGTGCCCTGTGCTGCAAAGGCTTGCCTTGAGCTATTGCTCCAATCTGGGATTGACCTCATGGGAAAGCATGTCGCTATGATTGGGAGAAGCAAAGTTGTTGGGTTGCCCACTTCTTTACTTTTACAG AGACATCATGCAACTGTTAGTATTATCCATGCTTTCACAACAAATCCAGAAGAGATTACTCGTCAATCTGATATTGTGATCTCAGCTGCTGGAGTGGCCAATCTTGTAAGAGGAAGCTGGTTAAAGGAAGGTGCAGTTGTGATCGATGTTGGAACAAACCCAATTGAG GATCCAACCAGTGATTACGGCTATCGGTTAACTGGAGATGTATGCTTCGAAGAAGCAGCGAGGGTGGCCTCTGCTATTACTCCAGTTCCTGGCGGTGTGGGGCCGGTGACCATTGCGATGCTTCTTGCCAATACACTTGACTCGGCCAAACTAGCTTATGGCTTAGCCACTGAGCCCCATGAATTGTAA